The DNA region atgtggaaagtcttcgccaatacgaataaaataagcccaaacacgtggtagttgcaacataccgttcaggagttccctcgactctctgtagtctccataatcaaatcagctccaaaccttcactgtttacaagtaccctcaaaaatacactcacatgtctggttttgactcgatgcgtgactacaatattcaagagttgccctcgattactcagggtttccagatcctttctttatgaaaagtctttaacaataaaaactagcattgcaacctgtaaaatcctctgaaactgcttgtctattatatttttcaaacgatcctggacattcaaagaaacgtcataccattctccacgatttaaaactactttgattcatgtccgccactttttacaaagcgggtcagatatgcccaatgacctttaagacataattagttattttcaatcagatttctgaatgatgactataacattttgtatataaataactttaataaaataacttttacaaggtactggcctactattttagttatattataaaataaaaaatattagctattttgactctcacgaaattaccataactatgattgttctaaactgaacggttggcgcgagactcactttttatctaaccaggatttgtacggaactctcggtgcgcgagtccgactcgcacttggccggtttattttgcactgcttaaaattaattcctaAATACGTGTAGATGTACGTAAGTATTTTTATCATGTACTGGCATTAAATGCCTTATTTTGTTCATCCTTAACATGGTGAGTTTCATTCTTAGCTTTAAGTCAAATGCAACGCCTGTAAATACTCGTGGAAAGCAGTTAAAGGATATGAatacaatcattaaaactacAAATTAGTTACCACATCAGAGTTTAGAGCTGCTTTTTCTGTGAAATAAATCATAAATTTCTCTGAACTTTTCCAGCCACGGCGATCGTCCATTCCAAAACTGAAAGACGCTAAAAAAGTAGTTAAAAGAGACACCTCACTGAAAATAGAACCTCGAGTCGACGACGAATTCGATAAATTGTACGAAGAAATCGTCGACAACAAACAAAAGGATATCGATGACAAACTATTGACAGTCACAATCGAAGATCCGGACAAAATCGAGACGAAATTCGAGGAAATAATCCACGCTTACGATGAAGACGAACAAGAAAGACATACGGTCACCAGAATATCTAAAATACCTGCTTTAAGAAGAAAAGACGATGAAAAACCGAGTCGAATAGGAGCTTTAATCGATAGAGCTAAAGAAAAGAGTGCAACATCAGAAACTAAGCTTAAAGACGGTGGTTTTAAAGTCACTGCATCAACTATTAGAACGAAAAGATTTTCAAGAGGTAACAGTCGAGATTTGAGTAAAGAAGAACAGCAAATTGAAGTTACAGAAactattcatataaaaaaaagtggGGACGAAGATGTGTTTGGCAAAGAAGCGAAAACTGAAACTTCTACTCGTAGTTTTGTAAAACAAGTGATAAAAGACGAACATAAAGCTGATTCTGAGACACTAGATAGCAATGAAGATGTTAAAAATATCACTTCAGAAAACTTAGAAAAGGTTGACGgaactacaaataaaaacaaacgattTACAAGAACTGTCAGTAAAGAGATGAGGGAGAGAAGACTTAATAGAGACTTAAACAGGAATTTGGAAGAAGTTAGAAAAGCCACTTCTAAGAAAATCAAAGAAAATTTGACGGCAGCTAAAGTATCAGAAATCGATGATATTATTACTAAGGATGATGTTCAAGGTAAACCAGAAAAAGAGAAAATTATTCGTGCTGTATCTAGAGAAATTAAGAAAGATGGTCAGAATATTAGTAATACTGAGACAGTGACTGTTGAAAATCTAGAAGATGGAGGAACTCGGACTGTTACCACAAAAACTACTGTAACTGAGACTTTAAGAGTTGGGGAACCAGTTGTTACTGAAAGAATTGTTCGCAATATAAGCCGTGAAATAGACAATAATAACATCGAAACGGTTGTGACTACTGAAGAAATCAAAGATGGAGGTACCAAGAAAGTAAGTAAAGAAATAGTTAAAAGTATTCCAGTGAGAACAGAAAGATTCACTAGAGGTATTAGCAGAGAAATGGGTAATATTAAACCGAAAATTAATGTAGAAAAACAAACTATTCCAAAAGAAGATAATTCTGATGATAACAAAACAGATCAAACAGAAAAAGAAGCAGTTACAGGTATTCCTGTTTATACTAAAGTCACTCGCAGTTTCTCCAAAGGTAAGATACATAATGTAGAAATGAGTAGAACTATTGAATGGAAACCAGTAGATGTGGTTACAACCAAAAATTATTCGCGAAGTGTAAGTGAAAAGGTTACAAAGAAAGAATTTCAGGATACAGATATGAAATCTTTTGAAAAACCACCAATAATAAATGAAGATGCAGAAAAAGTTGCTCAGAAATCTAACGCAGACACTAAAACTCAAAATAACATACCAAAAGATCCAATACTAGAAGCTAAAATAAAAGACACAGTCAAAGATATAGCGTCTAAAATAACAACTAAGAAAGTAACGGAATACAACACAGAAGAACAAGTTACTAATATTGAGAAAAATACATTCAAACTAAGTAAAACTGCTACAAATGTTGATGATTTAAAAGTATCCAGAGAGATAGGCACGCAAATGAGTGTAGATTATAAAGCTACAGACTCTTCGAGTTTCAGAGATGTTAATTACAAAGAGATTGGTACCCAAATGAGCGTAGTAGAAACCACAACGTCAAAAGTATCTTTTGAAAAAGATAATACAGAATCCAGAGAAATCGGCACTCAAATCAGTGTAGATTTCTCTAAAGTACAGCAAAATAATTCAGATAAAGTAGAAAAAGAAGCGAAAGATAAAGAAAATGGCGATTCTTTGAAGCAAGAAAAAGATAGCTATAAAGTAGAAGCTACGATACTTAAAGGAAATGTTAGTAGGTTGAAAGAAAAGATTGTTAATGATAATGTAGGTGTTAGAAAGCAGGAAAAGGAAGAATTGCCTAAAAAGAAATCGGTTATGTCTAAAATTGCTATTTTTGAGGTAAGTAAACTATTTATTGTCACTATTATTCCTATTTATAAGTTCATATCAAAAGAACACATAATATATAATCTGCTATTATACCGGGTAAGTCGCATCTTCAAACTAtaatgataaccaaaccataaccagccgtatacttgccgcccattggtcacatCGGCGATTCGACAACTGAAAATTATTCAATTATCGTTATGTATAGTTAAATGGTCCAACTTTACCGTAAGAATTAAGGTTTGtgaacaaaaactaaaataaaataacataatttcgTTCTTTTTACAGAATCTGGAACCAAAAGAAGTTGTAGAGGTACCAAAAcgcaaaattaaatgcaaatatgTTCCGCCTACGAAATACCAAACAAACAATGAAGACATTGACAAACTAGAAGATGAAATACCTCAAGAACAAGCAAAAACAGACTCTTTAGCTCCTAGTAATAAAGTCGAAATTAAGGACTACGACGAAGTGACATACACAACTGAACCAAAGATTGTTAAAGAATACTTGAAAACTGAAGAAGGGTATGGCCAAAacgaaattactgaaaaaacaACCGTAATTCATACAGAACAGAGTACAATTAAGTTTGAACAAAATCAAGAGGCGAAATCTTTGGAAACTGCTAGAGTATTACCAGCTGTCATTGATTTGAAGACTGAAGCAAGTGAAATCGGATTTGCTGAAACGTTGCCAGCAAAAATAGACTCTAATGCCAGTgacaataaagttgaaaatgcaACAATCCTACCTGCTAAATTAGATTTCAGTAGCAACCAATCAACCAAAGAAGAAGCTACTTCacctaaaattttaataagaaatgatAAACCTATAGATATGCCTGTCATTATACCAGCAAGAATAAATTACGAAGCTGATATTGGTAAAGTTAAACCAGGTAAGCTTAATTTAAACAACTGGAACAGTCAAGTAGAGATAAATAAAAGCACTGTTGATAAAATCGAAGTTTTTAGAAGTGACAGTCTTCAAGAAATAGCTGCTACATTACCTGGaaagattaatattaaaactGATGAAAGTCAAATCCAGGTAAGCAAGAACTTACCAGGAATAGTTGacttaaaaaaagaagaaaatcagTACCATGAGGCTGTTATATTACCAGCGAAAATTGGTGTTGTTAGTACAGAAATCCAATTTGAAACTGCTGAAATCTTGCCAGGGAAAGTAGAATTAAAAGCAGAGGATATTCAAAGAGAGGGTGAAGATATTGTTTCAAACAAGAATCATATTAAAACTAATGAATATATTGTTGAAAATGTCACAAAAGAGCCTCTCACAATGAATATTGaaacaaatacaatacaaattgaAACTCCTACGATACTACCAGCTAAATTAGATAATGACGCCATCAAACCTGATACTAGTCAAAAAGAAATCAGTTCTACTAAACCAAAGCCTGGTAAAATAAACTTAGACCTATGGAAAGATAAAGTAGAAGCtaataaaacagttgttaataaaactgctattaaaataaataaaaacgttgaAACATCAAAAGCTTTCACAGGTAAAGTAGACTTTAAATCTTATGATAAACAAGTGAAGGAGACGCAAGGAAATAACGTCTTTCATAGAAGAGaatataaggttgaaattgCCAAAACACTGCCTGCCCAAATTGATCTTAGTACAACTAGACATAGTACTGAAGTAGAAAATATTGATCAAGGTAAAATCGACTCTAGTGATGctgaaatttttgattttagtaACGACAAAACTCAAGTTGAAATACCTACTACATTACCTGCGAAAATAGAATTTAATGCAACTAATTCTCAAATTGATAAAAGCCTTTCAGAAAGTCGAGTAGAagaagctaaaatattaccCGCTAAGTTACAATTTGAGACTTACGAATCTAAGGCTGAAATAAGCGAAATGACTCCAGACAATATTTACTACAGCAGTACTAAAAATAAAGCAGAAAGTATAATAACTTCTTCAAGTGATGTTAACATTGAAGAAATTAAACCTATACCAGGTAAACTTGATTTAAAAGCTTGGGAAAATCAAGTTGAAGAGAATAAAATACTTGTAGATAAGCTAGAAGTTTTTAGAAGTGAAAGTCAAGAAGAAATAGCTAAAACGTTGCCTGCTATAATAGATTTTAAGACTTATGAAATTACTGAAACTGATGGAGATGAAAATGAGCTTAATAACAATGTGTATAAGGTTGAAAGTCCTACTGACGAAGATATACATAGCTATAGCGTACATGATGGTAATCACGAGTCACTTAGCggtgttaaaaacaaaatgtaccttATAAGTAATGataatagtgttcaaaattcaACGGACGTAGATTACGAGAAAAGAGTAGATGAATTACATGCTAAAACTTATTCTGTTACCGATATAAGTATTCAAAGTCATAAAGCTGAAATTGTATCTACAGAAACAGCGTTCGAAAGCTACACAACTGAAGAAAGTCTATCTACAAAAGATTATGAACTCTATAACGCAacaaataaagaacaaaatgaATTCACAAGAAGCACAAGCGCTTACGTCACTGAAAACAAATCAATAGAAGATTTTAAAAGAACAAAATCTCTAATTGAAACTACAAATCAACACACAGTTAACAGAATTATAACAAGTGAAAATCAACTTAATTCCAATACTGTCAAAGTTCAAAAAGATACTAATCTTGCAGCTGTTagtgaaacaaatgaaaatgtattcaattttaATGTAGATAAGGCACATAGTTCTTTAATAACAAGTGCTCATGGTACAGAAGATTTCAAATCTTCAACAGAAGAATTGAAAAGGGCTAGGTCTTTAGCTGAATTGGATCTTGGTGACGCAGTAAATGGTAAAGTAAGAAGAATAGTTGGCAGAATTAAATCTGTAGACTTTTCTAGAAGGGATAGTGTCAAAACTGAGATAAATGTCAAGGAATTGCCAAAAAAACTGACTGTGTTGGAGAAAATTGCTCTTTTTGAGGTAAGAATTACTAATATTACTTACtagctagcttctgccagcggcttcgcctacatcaagttcggttatatcgcgtttccaagagaactcttcaaatgtccgggataaaaactatcctacgttctttctcaaggtcaactgcATAAGGCGaccaaccgtcccgcattctgcgggaccgtcccgcaatgcttgacgaaatcccgttttgaaattattagtaaaatagtcccgcaaaacgttgtatgcgtcccgcatgtcccgcatccctatttttctaccacgcttctacacaacacccacctgcgcgcacgctcaacagtgcaggaacacagattacctataatataatctcgttctctttatttctactgaactcgtgaggcctaatgattttgaaaataagacattagtgcacgctgtgacacgatattgataggttaaattatagctttatgcttacggtttttattttatcagttccgttCGATCATTTCTCAATGCCCCCCccccttttcacgaaaggttaagtcccgtattcagttttcggaaagttggccgccttacaACTgcatctctgtaccaaattttattaaaatcagttcagcggtttagacgtgaaaggacagacagacagagttactttcgcatttataatattagtagtaggGATTACTtacttctgtcagcggtttcgcccgcatcccgtgggaacttctacACGAACCCTTATATAAAGAAGcctagtcttcctcgataaatgggctatatagcactgaaagaatttttcaaatcggaccagtagttcctgagattaacgcgATCAAGCAGATAAACAATctcctcagctttataataaatatcatcatcatcatctcaggcataggacgtccactgctgaacataggcctcccccttagatctccacagatacctgttggaggcgacctgcacccagcgtcgacggcgactTTTACAAGGGCGTCTGTCcatcttgttggtggacgtcctacgctgcgctttcaaaatattacatttcataACAATGCGAAAGTACATAGCTCTGTCTATCTGACGCGTTTTCACGGCataactactgaaacgatttaaatataggtataacTACTCTAAAGCCTGATAAAGAATATAGCCTACTTCTCTCACGAGAGTACATATAAAATAACCTAATATTCAAAAGTAAATTAAAgagaaaataactaattaagcAACTTTTTATCCGCTTGCGGGAAGTGGTGCTTCCctgatgtgggtgaaaccgccgaGAAATATCtagttatattagtatagatagataaataaatgaactcaACATTTAAACGAACCATGCAAAATCCAACTTTTTTACGAATTACATAGACAAAAAACTATCTCAATCATAGATATTTTAGTTTCACAAAAAGTCGGTACACTCATTATAATGGTTACCGGCAAAAAACGTATTTACCCATGATAATTTTCTGACAGCCGTTCCCATATTCCATCTAACGATTGCATAGgatactagagatagaattttgacattagccgtAAACAAGTTATGTCAAATTTCCTATCTATAAACAAAAGATGGATAGATATTAACGTCACAAATAAGTTTGGCTCATTTGAAAAGGTCACTCATAGCGCAACAGACATTTTAGACgaaaatttttaaaagtttttttacagaattatttttggaaaaatattagTGTCATGAAGtgtttatttgtagttttgtgcttatgtgtatttttaatagtaagtacttattaaatgtgtttttgctatttttaattAGGTGGGAAATTGAGTTTTTTGTGTTCTGACTATTTTACGCGGGTaacgaatttttttatttattttttgcgaaAGTGATTAAGTATTGTGAAGTTTATTTAATGCTAAGTGATAATTAGTTCTTTTATCGAACacataagaatatttatttaattggaaaaaaaatctatactatataatattataaagttggaGATTTTTTCGTTTGAACTCGGtatatctcaggaactattggtccgatttgaaaaatgatttcagtgttacatagctcatttatcgaggaagactataggcCCAATAAGGGTGCGTGAAGTAGGTAGTTCCTatgggacgtgggtgaaaccgctgtcaAAAGCTAGTCTCGTGGCTATTTTTTGTTAAGATAAATCAAACGTGTTTATGTTATTGACAAACTTTTTGAAACTCATTGGGCCCATTTTTACAGTATATTTTTACAATGGAAACgtccgtttttttttaaacgacttaTTACTTTGATAATTGTACTTGAAAATTGAtagttaacagttgttttaagaaaaactaacATTGATGTTGTTGGTGATCTTAGGCCCTTGTCTAGCAggaaaataaatctatttaccCACTAACCTACATAATATTTGCTTAGCTAACCAACTAGTTCtaagaactttttaaacttttccGTAACGagtattattgtaaaaatactcTATAAAAAGTTTATGTCTATGTAGGAAGGTACTTCCCCGACATTTTTactgagttttattttaatgtcccAATGAAAAATGAATCTGCTCGTTTCTtatcaattagaaagtttgattATTCAGCTTTCAGGATAAACGGGTAACTCGAAAGTCTGCATGGAGAATCTCCCTACCCGAATTCGTAGGGTAGAAACCAGGTGCCCGAttcttctaagttaataatatcaacATTGAatagcaatagcagttttaaccttagcgggcattctgctacaaACATAAGAcgaatcgtattccaatgacattcgattggtttgcgattggtctgccgttttggtgattttggtctatacggtagtttgctctacaatcatattacaATCGtcaatcatttgcagacaatatgattcattattgaatcacagacaCGGATAAAAACGTATATTTAataatagcggaatgccacataaggttcaatcgtaattgagtcgtgattggatctcagtcggatgtgaatcgtatgtcgcttaagtaaaattagcagaatcgctCCCCTGGATAAGTGCAATAGTTCTCAAAGGGTGAATAACTGAACGAACTGAACGTATAATGGTGAAGAACTGATGAAGAACTAACCCCAAAATTATCCAACAGGGCAAGGCTTCTTCCTCACACATCCAGACCACGACTCCTAGATCTTCCACGACCAAGAAACCAAATATGCCGGTCATATCTGAGGAGGACTACTTGAAAAGAATCGAAGAACTCACTTCAGGGAAGACGAAATATGGAAGATACGAGAAAATGAACTATTTGCCTTTGGCTGATGGGTCTAAAATGCCTGTTTTAGCTGTGGGGACTGCTTTGGTAAGTTTAAGGGGTTTTATTATCTGCCTAGACGTTTAAAATGTTGGGGTTGGTTTTAAGTTTAATGGTATGaagatgagtaccagtgtgtgatatgtagcgactgcctatctgatctcctcaacccagttacctggttgtctatcggacctcctcaacctagttaacCGAACAACCCGTGGTAAGACTGatgtcagagttactggcttctgactacccgtaacgacagccaaagatgttcaaatgacacccgggacctacagtttaacgtgccatccagaacacagtcattggtgtccaagatatacatagaaagtacatacaaacttagaaaagttgaattggtacttgcctgacctgatgaacccacgcactcatacttgaaaggttggttctttacccactaggccattaCGTATCTGTATGTAGGTAACTATGTAATAGAATCTAAGGtaacccatcttccaaggatcgtagcgtcatgaaaattgacagctgcatgtagttctgatgacaatacaataatatggtactgtcgaactgatctgatgatggagccggaagatatgaactggaacttcatgatggaacatcgtatcatagctgtgtttggacttgtcAGAAAAGTCTTAcgatttttacgtgtatttttaaaagcgtgtttttctaGTATTTTTCAACTATGAAATAAGCCACTATCTCTAGTACAttattaacattaaattaatatattttcagcTGGATCCTCGACTTATAAAGTATCAGATAGGAGCGGCCATAGATTTGGGCTACCGAGCCATAGACACGGCGTATATCTATGGCAATGAGAAGGAGGTGGGGGAAGCTATACAGGCTAAAATTGACGATGGCACTGTTCGACGGTAAGTTCTAAACCTAtttcccgcacctggataaaaagtaatgtATATGccatgatgatgtcctcctagccaattatcggctacggcggctgttctcatgtaaggagattagccaactgcgcaggacatattatagtgcacgagcatttgcgcagacacaggtgcactcactattccttaactctcatagcccgatgggacggtaatccgacacgaccggagagagatcaggcgcaggaccgacattaacgtgctctccgatgcacgggtgtatcaatcaccagcttccaggctccgggctgctttgtgaaagtcttctaaaacccacaaagtgatttcggcccgactcgggaatcgaacccgagacctcgtgctcagcagccgcacttgcgacagctagaccaacgaggcagttatatgCCATAGGTATATGCCATAGAGGTagtataaaaaaaattcgcCTAATGTGCAAGCTACCAAGTCATATCAAAATCCATTTAGTACTTTTTGCGTGGAAAAGAAACGAACATCTactactatataaaaaatacaagctttcacttttataatattagtaggatgaaGTTTTCGAGAATTACACTATACCCAGGTGTTTATTCTCACGAAGAAGCCATACCtacttgtgtgtgtgtgaatgtACTGTAGGACCGGGAGACTACTCGCTTGCTCAAATGAAAAACTTTATtcaatatcacgacgtttattttACGGGCTCGGGAGGTGAAGTGTGACATACTTcagtataaaaaacttattagaTACACATTGTCTTTAAAAACGACAAATGaaagtgacattattttaagataggtacttactaacTAAATGAATATGATAATAAAGGATTTTCCTTGTGGCCGAGTCAAAAAATTGTgttaattgattaaataaataaatcgccGAATCCTTCAAACTCGATAATTACCTTttcgtttaaaaatacttaagaaggtactttaaaaataaactggttgtttatatttttatttggaaaacTTCGTAAGGATACCTGCTTTCGCTATTGGTTTCCCCGCGTTCAAAATGAACTTTGCGTAcatggataaaatgtagcctgtacacctatgttattttaatgataaggtacctacattactgccaagttttatcaaaatctctcctgtaatttttgtgtgaaagaagAACAAAACATCCGAACAGACTGGTTTATAACCAGTTTAATACATACAGACTTTCGCGTACTGACGGTTTTTCCGCGGTTACCTCAGCGACCAGCGTCTCGAGTAAATTCCCGTACCCATACAAAATATCGAGTTTCAAAATCAAAGACTGGCTCCCCAACGAATTTTTCAAtgaatttctcaaatccgttcagtagtttctggGTCTGTAAATTTTAAacacctttttattttattggtatagaaatataaatgatgatgaGTCTTCCTACCATTCCAGCGAGGACCTATACATCATCTCGAAGCTTTGGAGTACGTTCCACCGCACCGACCTCGTGGAGCAAGCCTGCAGGGCCGGCCTGGAGAAGATGGGGCTTGAATACTTCGACCTTTATATGATACATAACCCTATGTCGTTTAAGGTAAGATTTTTAAAAAGGTGTAGGGAAATAATTATGGTCGTAaggctatgttggggtcgggttccagtcttagcggatgcatctgagtaccagtgttttacaaggagagactgccaatctgacctcctcaacccaggtcCAGGCAACACGATATCGTGGTAatattggttgtcagactttccggCTTCTAGCCCGCaaggactgccaaagatgttcaaatgacagccgggtgTGCCAATTTACCATGACTTCTGAAACACCTAATCTGCCCATAGCGTTTGGAAGCCTTATATATTCTCATTCATTCaacatattttgcaaatattaaataaaaaatgtaaaaaataggaTGCCATTataattactttaatattttttttagcacgcttatattatattagcttcacttgtaactatatatgtaagaaaattttagaatcttaatttgacccacttcccggtctttgaaattttgcacacactCTGAGTTCTGATAACAAAACAACACATGACTAGCgtatttattagatttttttttttttacttttaatttttaacatcCTAATCAACAAACGGACAGAAACACAAACTTCCGTTCATAAAACGTAGATAATTTTGATCAATCTACTGAAACCTACATCATCCATTACAGGAAGGATCAGACCCCATACCAAAGATCGCGACAGTGCTCCAATACTCGCAACACGACTATCTAGACGCCTGGTACGGCATGGAAGACCTGGTGAACAAGGGTCTGGTGAGGAGCATCGGCCTCAGCAACTTCAACTCGCAGCAGATACAGAGGATCCTTGATAAAGGACGGCTGAAGCCTATGGTTAACCAGGTATGTGTACTAAAGTTAGTCTGTTTGAGTAGGCAGTTAAAATGTCGTAAacctatatgtaggtatactccATTTGAAGAAGCACTTAAAAAGGGGAAGATTATTGATAGGACTtcttttacaaagaaataaactactgctaataataaataaagactaATAAAGATTCGATTGAATAAGTAATTATAAGTTTAGTAGGTAGGGTGTCGGGATGGTAAAGGAATAAAAGACAAAACAGCTCATAGTTTTAAAACTGCTGAGACGGTTTTGATGAAATGAAACGTACCTATCTAAGAACGACCTCGCTGACAAAAATCGTATCCAAAGCGGTTGAACCGTTTAAGAGCTATGGTGGCACATGCATGCATAGTTACAGACGTCGCAAAGAGGGCTGCTATGTGTATCTGTCTTTCTCTGTCGATGTGATGATGTCACAT from Helicoverpa zea isolate HzStark_Cry1AcR chromosome 29, ilHelZeax1.1, whole genome shotgun sequence includes:
- the LOC124644250 gene encoding titin-like isoform X1, which encodes MEVGHSRLLKFFKEGFKTPNMEEVPVIKIQKEYKNPENVESEVPGTQTIRESDDKNIDSSSDIGTSEIQITGAEFTLSPVITVTKKETSLTKGDLKLQKITVTEDIAEDELKNGGYQTSEKVGQLIHTNGQTDVLTIESENTDIRKMDGEEKSQDEKKSKIPMLRLRQAVEKVKKERAAQKAREKPRRSSIPKLKDAKKVVKRDTSLKIEPRVDDEFDKLYEEIVDNKQKDIDDKLLTVTIEDPDKIETKFEEIIHAYDEDEQERHTVTRISKIPALRRKDDEKPSRIGALIDRAKEKSATSETKLKDGGFKVTASTIRTKRFSRGNSRDLSKEEQQIEVTETIHIKKSGDEDVFGKEAKTETSTRSFVKQVIKDEHKADSETLDSNEDVKNITSENLEKVDGTTNKNKRFTRTVSKEMRERRLNRDLNRNLEEVRKATSKKIKENLTAAKVSEIDDIITKDDVQGKPEKEKIIRAVSREIKKDGQNISNTETVTVENLEDGGTRTVTTKTTVTETLRVGEPVVTERIVRNISREIDNNNIETVVTTEEIKDGGTKKVSKEIVKSIPVRTERFTRGISREMGNIKPKINVEKQTIPKEDNSDDNKTDQTEKEAVTGIPVYTKVTRSFSKGKIHNVEMSRTIEWKPVDVVTTKNYSRSVSEKVTKKEFQDTDMKSFEKPPIINEDAEKVAQKSNADTKTQNNIPKDPILEAKIKDTVKDIASKITTKKVTEYNTEEQVTNIEKNTFKLSKTATNVDDLKVSREIGTQMSVDYKATDSSSFRDVNYKEIGTQMSVVETTTSKVSFEKDNTESREIGTQISVDFSKVQQNNSDKVEKEAKDKENGDSLKQEKDSYKVEATILKGNVSRLKEKIVNDNVGVRKQEKEELPKKKSVMSKIAIFENLEPKEVVEVPKRKIKCKYVPPTKYQTNNEDIDKLEDEIPQEQAKTDSLAPSNKVEIKDYDEVTYTTEPKIVKEYLKTEEGYGQNEITEKTTVIHTEQSTIKFEQNQEAKSLETARVLPAVIDLKTEASEIGFAETLPAKIDSNASDNKVENATILPAKLDFSSNQSTKEEATSPKILIRNDKPIDMPVIIPARINYEADIGKVKPGKLNLNNWNSQVEINKSTVDKIEVFRSDSLQEIAATLPGKINIKTDESQIQVSKNLPGIVDLKKEENQYHEAVILPAKIGVVSTEIQFETAEILPGKVELKAEDIQREGEDIVSNKNHIKTNEYIVENVTKEPLTMNIETNTIQIETPTILPAKLDNDAIKPDTSQKEISSTKPKPGKINLDLWKDKVEANKTVVNKTAIKINKNVETSKAFTGKVDFKSYDKQVKETQGNNVFHRREYKVEIAKTLPAQIDLSTTRHSTEVENIDQGKIDSSDAEIFDFSNDKTQVEIPTTLPAKIEFNATNSQIDKSLSESRVEEAKILPAKLQFETYESKAEISEMTPDNIYYSSTKNKAESIITSSSDVNIEEIKPIPGKLDLKAWENQVEENKILVDKLEVFRSESQEEIAKTLPAIIDFKTYEITETDGDENELNNNVYKVESPTDEDIHSYSVHDGNHESLSGVKNKMYLISNDNSVQNSTDVDYEKRVDELHAKTYSVTDISIQSHKAEIVSTETAFESYTTEESLSTKDYELYNATNKEQNEFTRSTSAYVTENKSIEDFKRTKSLIETTNQHTVNRIITSENQLNSNTVKVQKDTNLAAVSETNENVFNFNVDKAHSSLITSAHGTEDFKSSTEELKRARSLAELDLGDAVNGKVRRIVGRIKSVDFSRRDSVKTEINVKELPKKLTVLEKIALFEGKASSSHIQTTTPRSSTTKKPNMPVISEEDYLKRIEELTSGKTKYGRYEKMNYLPLADGSKMPVLAVGTALLDPRLIKYQIGAAIDLGYRAIDTAYIYGNEKEVGEAIQAKIDDGTVRREDLYIISKLWSTFHRTDLVEQACRAGLEKMGLEYFDLYMIHNPMSFKEGSDPIPKIATVLQYSQHDYLDAWYGMEDLVNKGLVRSIGLSNFNSQQIQRILDKGRLKPMVNQVECHPYLTQERLDNFCAERNITLSAYGVLGSKGTPADMKSSFTPVIDDALVKVIASGSAVSPAQLLIRYQIERGHNVVVKASSAAHMWDNLQALSFNLDKLQVNALNALNKNKRTFTFKGMGDTHKNYPFSSIF